The Streptomyces sp. HUAS CB01 genome has a segment encoding these proteins:
- a CDS encoding ATP-binding protein yields MESPGSVPARPLSYEGVWRFTAPALDVSVPQARHAVRDLVRRQGVPVHDEVLQGLLLIVSELVTNAVRHAALLSPQVAVEVAVGPEWIRVAVEDNHPYRPKALESDSAQTGGRGLLLVKEITREAGGECDVEHTSNGGKIIWAALPLVPVSGAAPL; encoded by the coding sequence ATGGAGAGCCCCGGGAGCGTCCCGGCCCGGCCACTGTCGTACGAAGGCGTCTGGCGGTTCACCGCACCCGCACTCGACGTGTCCGTACCGCAGGCCCGGCACGCCGTCCGCGATCTGGTCCGCCGCCAGGGCGTACCGGTCCACGACGAGGTCCTGCAGGGACTGCTGCTGATCGTGTCCGAGCTCGTCACCAACGCCGTCCGGCACGCGGCCCTGCTCTCGCCGCAGGTGGCGGTCGAGGTCGCGGTCGGCCCGGAGTGGATCCGGGTGGCCGTCGAGGACAACCACCCCTACCGGCCCAAGGCCCTGGAGAGCGACTCCGCCCAGACGGGCGGCCGGGGACTGCTCCTCGTCAAGGAGATCACCCGGGAGGCGGGCGGGGAGTGCGACGTCGAGCACACGTCGAACGGCGGAAAGATCATCTGGGCCGCACTGCCGCTCGTCCCCGTGAGCGGCGCGGCACCCCTGTAG
- the idi gene encoding isopentenyl-diphosphate Delta-isomerase, with the protein MPITPATAPNSSSNGTTQPILLELVDETGRTIGTAEKLSAHQAPGQLHRAFSVFLFDEHGRLLLQRRALGKYHSPGVWSNTCCGHPYPGEAPFTAAARRTHEELGVSPSLLAEAGTVRYNHPDPASGLVEQEFNHLFVGLVQSPLRPDPEEVGETVFVTAAELTERHARDTFSAWFMTVLDSARPAIRELTGPAGGW; encoded by the coding sequence ATGCCGATCACACCCGCCACCGCGCCGAACAGCTCGTCGAACGGCACCACGCAACCGATCTTGCTGGAACTGGTCGACGAGACCGGCCGAACCATCGGCACCGCGGAGAAGCTCTCCGCCCATCAGGCGCCGGGACAGCTGCACCGGGCTTTCTCCGTGTTCCTCTTCGACGAGCACGGGCGACTGCTGCTGCAGCGGCGGGCGCTCGGCAAGTACCACTCCCCCGGAGTCTGGTCGAACACCTGCTGTGGCCACCCGTATCCGGGCGAGGCCCCGTTCACGGCCGCCGCCAGGCGCACGCACGAGGAGCTGGGCGTCTCGCCGTCGCTCCTGGCCGAGGCCGGCACCGTCCGCTACAACCATCCCGATCCGGCCTCGGGCCTGGTCGAGCAGGAGTTCAACCATCTCTTCGTGGGACTGGTGCAGTCGCCGCTGCGCCCCGACCCGGAAGAGGTCGGCGAGACGGTGTTCGTGACGGCGGCGGAGCTGACGGAGCGGCATGCGCGGGACACGTTCTCGGCCTGGTTCATGACGGTGCTGGACTCCGCTCGCCCGGCGATCAGGGAGCTCACGGGCCCGGCCGGCGGCTGGTGA